The Punica granatum isolate Tunisia-2019 chromosome 4, ASM765513v2, whole genome shotgun sequence sequence CGGCCGAGAGCAAGAAAGACTCCTAACCATCCAATCCTCTCTAGTATCCGAAAAGAATAGTTGATACTTATTTAGTTGGAACAATCTGCTTCCCTGTATAATTGATTCTACTACATCCTCGTAATGCATGCAAGATAGATGCTTCACCTGAGGCGCACAACCCACAAAATCGAGAGTTACCGAAGCCTCGACTTTGACGTTCATAAGTAGTTTACCATGTCCCACCAGCCAGAGGAAGCTTCTTAATTATGCGATGTGGACCACGCCATTTCCAAATAAGCCTCCATAGAACATCCTCCGCTTCTACCTGCGTTCTTGTGAGAAATTCGTAGGCCGACTTGACGGAGAAGACCCTGCTAGATGCTAGCCTCCAAATTGCTCTATCAGGACCCCTTTCAGGTGAAGGTATCGCAGTAGCAGCAATGTGGAGAGTTGCCTCGTGCGGCAGCAATGCTGAAAACAATTCCCACCTCCATCCTTGCTCATTGTTAGCGTATAAATATATCGGCTGAGTTTTCAGCTCCTcccgaatatatatatatatatatatatatgtatatatgtataaacaTATATTACTTTAGATCAATGTAATGCGTGACGGTCAAAGAGAAGACAAGACAATCGAGAGGAGGGAAGCTGGGAGGACACACGATACGACACGTGGAGGGAAAAGGTTTGCCGCTTTTCAGttcagaaaataatataatataatatatacgaTGATGATGTAATCTGGTGAGAAAGACTGACCGCGTCGTCGTCTTCTCCACCTCCCCCTCCACCgccacctcctcctccacctcctGCTGAAAGGTTTGGGCCAACGCGCTGCTCGCAAAGGTTCCATCTCCGCGCCCAGCGGTTTGCGCAGATCATCAGCTGcagcttctttctttcttcctttctttctttcttccttctaCGTTCCGATCCATTATTTCTATTCATCCAATCCAATTCATACATAAACATATGGAGAATTTGATAACATTGGTGAACAAGCTGCAGAGAGCTTGTACTGCCCTCGGCGACCATGGAGAAGAGAGCGCTCTCCCCACCCTCTGGGATTCCTTGCCCGCCATCGCTGTCGTTGGTGGACAGGTGATCTCTCATTCATGCATTCATCCCCTCATTGGCTGATATGATCGATCATATGTTGCGAGCTGTATGTTTTATCAGTCTCTTTATCTATGAGGGAAGACTGATTGAGTTGCCATTTCAACGGAAAATGCTTATTCGTTAATTCTACCTCGTGGTGCCGGACCCACCCGATCTCTCAAAACTGCATGATCACGGCTTTATTACTTCCGACTGTTCATATTCTTTCTGGCCTCAGGAGAATCACATCTCTGAATTTGCACACACTCtgcttatttattaaatataataccAGAGGTTGCTTGGCATATGCGATCCAATGCATGGAAAATGGAATGGCATTTTTAACCAGCTTAATCTTTTGTTCAAAAACCGTTGCTCAAATTATCCTTTTCTAATGAACGATCAATGTGTAGAGCTCTGGGAAGTCTTCAGTTCTGGAAAGTATTGTTGGAAAGGATTTCTTGCCTCGTGGGTCAGGTAATCTTTCAGGCTGTTGATGCCGGCGGTGTGGCATTATATTGAACAGCAAACCAGGATTTGAATTTGGAGTAGTGTTACCTAATTAGACATATTCTGGTTATGATGCGGATAGTATTTATTGTGCAGGGATCGTGACTCGGCGCCCTCTCGTATTGCAGCTCCACAGAATCGATGAAGGAAGAGAATATGCTGAGTTCATGCACCTTCCCAGGAAGAGGTTCACTGATTTTGGTATATGGCTGTGTCTACCATCCTCATCCCCTTGATCTTCTGGTTAAGAAATTCTCTTTTCTTATACATATCTTTTgtttgtgaagctgctgtcagaCAAGAAATCTCTGATGAGACTGATCGAGAGACCGGCCGATCCAAACAAATTTCAAGTGTTCCGATTCATCTCAGCATTTTCTCCCCTAAtggtgagaaaaaaatatttatatttggctatcttatatgtaatttatttgGGTTATCTATTTATACACCAGGGGCATGGTCTCTGAGATCCAAATTGTTTCACTTTTTCctatgtatctatatatgtgcCATGCGAGCATTTCCTGAGAAGATAAAAAGATACCTCTATGCATGTGATTATGCTTgcaattgttttctttttctttcttttcttttttttttcttttttcattttcattttcctaaTCTCTTAGGATATATCTGTGTTTTAAGTTGTTTCTGTGCAAAGCGTGCTCTTGGAGGTTGCTACTCATCTGAATTTCATGTCTGGGATGAAACTTTAGTCATgctaactctctctctctctctctctctctcttttctgtcTTTGGTGGTTGAGCATCATTGCCACTATGGCTCACTGTGCTAACTTTTAGATGTCTAACTTTTGCAGTGGTGAACCTGACCTTGGTCGACCTTCCTGGGCTCACAAAAGTAGCAGTTGGTGGGTCATACTTTCTTTGCCTGTCAATTTGGTGTGCCATAGGTTGTCCATAGATTTTACTTGGACATAATGATAGACATGTTCCGTCTGTTTCATTGAAGAGGGTCAACAGGAGAGCATTGTCCAAGATATCGAGAATATGGTTCGAGCCTATATTGAAAAGGTAAAGGCTTATCAGTCCCCAGAACAATATTTTCTGATATCTACTGtgtggcttgaagaagaacaAGTAAATTTAGGGCTCGTGGATTGTGTGAATCATTGAAAAATGTCCATATTTGAACCTAAAATGAGTTCCAGTCCTTACAACTATTCATCTCTCATATGGGAAGATATCTCCAGAAAAAAGTGCCTTTCACTCCTAGTGTTTTCATACTACCTGTATGGCTTGGAAGTTAATCTAGAAGCTGGGCTGACCTTTTGTTGGataacaattttattttattttgtctatTCAGCCCAACTGCATTATTCTGGCTATATCTCCTGCCAATCAAGATCTTGCTACCTCCGATGCAATTAAGATCTCCCGAGAAGTAGATCCTAAAGGTAAAGGTCTTTAACTGTTGATAAATGATTTTTGGTACTTGACCCACAACACTTCAGTGCAGCTAGTCCTTTTACCTACCAACTGGAAAGATGATCTGAAACTGGGAACGTGTTACTTTAAATAATCGAAGACAGTATCTAAGAAATGtctgatcatatatatatgcactctGTCTTGTTTATCTGCATTACAAAAGCTTAAACTTGCATCTACCATAGTAATCTGCTCAAAATTCTCcgtcctttcttttttaagcTCAAGGAGCTGGAACCTTGAGATGTTTGTGCTTCTTTAGATGGATGAGGCCATCTACCCTTTAAGCCAATCCCTCGTTGTTTGATCTTTGTATTAAGTACCTCAGTTCCTAATACATATTTCTCCTCAAAAGCGTGTAACTTGTAGAAATTTGAAATCTAATCTATTTTTCAGCATTGACTTCTAGGTGAGAGGACATTTGGAGTTTTGACAAAGATTGATCTTATGGACAAGGGCACTGATGCAGTTGATGTAAGTTCCATtcattaatcttttttttttgtctaatCAATATTATTGGGTCCTTCTCGGTGGACGTACATtgtattgttttattttaattttttttaaagaaatcacATTATATTACAATGCTTCCAGGTCAAACAACAAGACGGTTGTTTAGTTTGTGAGCGGAGATAAATATGGCCCTTGTTTTACACTGCTAGGATATTCAGAAAAGTTACTTATGTATGGAAAGATTGAAGCATGAGTTCCTCAAATCCATGTCGCGAAGTGACCTATAGGATATTTAGATTGGTCAACTCATTGGACAGAATCAGACTCAGTAATAAATTTGGATGCCTGTTGCCTATTATATTGTGTATTGTGCCTCGTTCTAGATCCTGGAGGGAAGAGCATATAAGCTCCAATATCCTTGGATTGGCGTTGTCAATCGATCTCAAGCTGATATTAACAAAAGCGTTGACATGATTGCTGCtcggaaaagagagagagaatatttTTCTAGTAGCCCGGAGTATCGACATCTCGCTAGCAGGATGGGATCTGAGTATCTAGGGAAGGTTCTTTCTAAGGTGTGTAAGATATATGACTAATTAATTCGTGTGGGTTTTATGATGGTTTCTTTGTGTCACGCCTCTTGGttcatgaaatatatattagctTGACATCTTCATGGTTGATTTCCCAGCATTTGGAAACTGTCATCAAGTCAAGGATTCCAGGCCTTCAATCTCTTATCAACAAGACCATCATTGAATTAGAGACGGAATTGAGCCGTCTCGGGAAGCCTGTTGCCACTGATACCGGAGTTAGCACTCTAATTTAATCATCCACTTTGCTTTTTATACATGTCCTTGAAATGTTTTCTCCCTTTCTTTAATTTCGCGTCATTTAATTGTTTTCTACGATCATGCACTACTGTTTCATGAAGATCTATCAGTAGTGCTGTTACACAGAAGATCTTGGTTGCACATAATTGGCATCTAATAATGATGAGCACTGTTTGTTTGATAGGGAAAGCTCTACATGATAATGGAAATCAGCCGTGGTTTTGACCAAATATTCAGAGAACATCTTGATGGGACGTAAGTACCATAGTGGTGGATTTCTCCGTTTGCTGTTATCCACCTAGTTTTGCTCGTCTCACGAGTCATTTGATGTTTCAAACATATGCCTGTAGCCGCTCGGGAGGTGATAAAATATATGGCGTCTTTGATAACCAACTTCCCGCTGCACTAAAGAGACTGCAATTCGACAAGAATCTTTCAATGGATAATGTGCGGAAGCTTATAACTGAAGCTGATGGTTATCAACCACATCTTATAGCTCCAGAGCAAGGATACAGACGCCTTATTGAATCTTCATTAGGTACTATCAAAGGTCCTGCCGAGGCTGCTGTCGATGCGGTAGGTTTATAAGTTTCCACTTTCTGTGTCACTGCTGATGCTTTTtgtctctcttttcttcttcttcttcttctttttgtttggGAATGAGGGGAAGAGGGAGGGTTTAGTGAGGATATTGGAGATTTAGAACATGTAAAAGTTTCGCCTGTTTTTTGGATATAGGTTTTGCTTTGTTAATTTCTGTTGTGTTTTCTGGTGCCGATGTGCCGAAAAGCTTCTGACATGGTCATCGTAATCTCTTGCTTCATGTATCATCCAGGTTCATGCAATATTAAAGGAATTGGTCCATAAGTCTATCAGCGAGACAGTGGTAAGAGACCCCGGCCATGCAActcatttatatttaattaattaaattatgcaAGAGAGGTGCCAAAAGGGTGAGAAAGTAACTGGAGGACAAACAaacctatattatatatcacaATTCTTTCTCCGTCCCTTTTCTTTCCGTTTGGTGTAGGAACTAAAGCAGTATCCCACCCTGAGAGCAGAAGTTGCCAATGCAGCTTGTGAATCATTGGACAGGATGAAAGAAGAGAGCAAGAGAGCAACGCTACAGCTAGTGGACATGGAGTGCGGTTACCTAACTGTTGAGTTCTTCAGGAAGCTTCCCCAAGACATTGAGAAGGGTGGAAATCCTTCCCATTCCATTTTCGATAGATACAATGATGCTTACCTCCGGCGTGTTGGTGAGTAGCTTGAGCTAACTATCAATCACATTCACATTAGAGGCTAGCCCTGGCCCCTGGGCCTGGTGGGGTATGAGAACTAACGTGAATCAGTGATACACACACATTACTATGCACTCTATAAAGTATAAAGGGGATCTGTTCTGTTTTCGATTCATATTTGAGTGCATGCCCTGCAGAAGGTTTTAGTTCCGTGTTGATTCCTCTAGTTAAATTAATCACTTTGAGCTGAACAGGGACTACCGTGCTCGCCTATATCAACATGGTTTGTGCAAGCCTGCGCAATGCCATACCCAAGTCCATTGTTTATTGTCAAGTCCGTGAAGCCAAACGCAGCTTATTGGACTATTTCTTTGCAGAGCTGGGTAAGAAAGAGGTGAGCACGCGCATATCAACTTCCTTCTTTATTTCTTCCTCGTCACTTAAAAGAGTGAATGTGAATGAAAGATATTTCATTATGTACATTGGAGACAATATATAGGAGGTCAGCAGGAGGAAATAATCTGTGAACTGGATGAATGATGACACATTTGCCATCGTTTTTGCATCGCAGACAAAACAATTGTCCTCGTTGCTTGATGAAGATCCCACAATTATGCAGCGCCGAACGTCCCTTGCAAAGAGGTTGGAGCTGTACAGAAGTGCACAAGCAGAAATCGAGGCGGTTGCTTGGGCAAAGTAAAAGGTGGGATGGATGGGATAAAATTATGCAGGCATAGGGACAGTGATAGTCGAGCAAAGCATTAATgcttgtgtttggttttcgaCTTGAATCATGATCTaactcaatttgattttatataatgaTCGCAAGtgttaataaatatatgtatggctgagaatatatatatgtacgtatatatagatgcgaaagaagatgaaaattttattataaaaaaattgattataaaaatgattagaaaaaagtatcaacggaaaattattattaaatgaagaaaaaaataaaacaataatgATTGTAATATTGAATATGAGGAAAAATGTatttgaattgagttgaataaaaaaactaaCTGGAATGTAGTGCAGGGCAGGGTGGACATGTGGCCATTTTGCTGCTCCAAGGGatctctctcttttgatcCATTATGTTTTACATATCACCAGCCTACTAATTTTTACATTCGttcttttctatatatatatatatatatatatatatatatatcaaagttGTGCAACTCTTTCTAGCATCGAGTTCCGGGGGTAATGCCGGAGTTTCTAGTCGTATATATGATATAGTATATTCGTATTTTATTCATGTCGGTCACATTTGAACTACTACATATGTATATCAAGCACTAAAGTTTAAGCTGAGTCCTTGAAATCATCTACTTACTTACTAATAATCGACCCTCAAGATATAGTAATCCGATGAGAATATATACGTTCGATCATATCCACTAGATCCGAGAATGTGTAAAAATGTCTTTACATCTTTTATTGGTGCTTGTGTTGAGAAAATTTGGTGGAGGTTTCAGATCATGAAGTTGAGACTATGATGTCAACGTGCATTGCAAGATAAGTCCACATCATCAGTGGCATTATTAACccccttcctctctctctctctctctctctctcactcactCTCACAGAGACTCAGTAACTCGCTCATCTGAAATATGTAATAATACCCTATAATATCGATGCAGAGTTTGATTTTGGACTTAAATTCCCCTCCGCTCCATCCTTCTCTCGAttcaacaaattaattattattttattatctttttctttcatttaataataaattttcacattttttttcataataattattataattatttttttaataataaattttttcatttaatattacttattttgtccAAACGCGATGGAATGGAGTAGAACTAAAATCCTACTCCGAACAGAACACCTACTGTCAAATCACcgattatacatacatacatacatacatacatacatggTTATGGAACATAACACCCATTGTAAGATACATTATAAAATACCTGTATGCTTCCATcagaaattttcttattaaaactGGGAGCCGAGCCTACGGGTTGGTTCGGATCAATGAGAAATTATTACCCCACAcccatttctttgttttctccCTAGCTCTACTTTGATTCAAGCAAATCCATTTGTTAAGCTGTAAAGCAAATAACTACTAACCTCAACCTCCGTCAGTGTAGATTTAATGATACTCTCTGCTAATTATCATAAAATCAACCATAATGTATAGTGATGATAACAATTTATTGAAATGACTTGCCTGCGAGTTATAAGGGAATTAGGACAATGCAACTATGCAAAGATTTGGCGGGAAGCATAATACTAACCAACCGACCGACCGACCTCCACCCCAACCTCCCTCACCCAACGCTAGAAGACCCTTCATGTACAAGAGATTAACACCCTTCAACCCCCACAAAAAAACTCCCTTCACATTCACAGGAGCCATTCTTGCTCCTTAATCCTGCAGCTGCCCTCCTGCACTTAGCCTCTAATCGCGCTCTGTCAATTCAAAGGTCATACAATACTGTCCCTGCTGCTTCAATGGGAGATCCAGGATCCAAGCCAGTCTCAGCTTCGAGACTCATCGTCAGTATTTGCCTCCTAATCCTTGCTCTGGAACGCCAGATACTTGCAGCGACAGACGAGAATGCAGGGACATACCCAGGAGACCTGGAAGCTTGCAAGACCGATCTcacaagctttctccctccaCCCTACCAGAACATGTCCTACCCATCTTGCATGTCCGTCTGGAACAACTTTATTTTGCGGGTAAGATTTATCATCTATGATAGACCAATCGCTCCCCTTATTGTAATCCAGGATCTTTTTGCTGATTTCTCGACTTTCTTGTGCGCAGTACTACCAGAGTAAGGATGACTTACTCACTATTGTGTTATCTGCGGAATACACCACTGGGTGGGTCGGGATCGGATTCTCCAGGGACGGATTCATGGTGGGCTCCAGTGCAATGGTAGGATGGTTCAATAAGAAAGGTCAAGCCAAGGTGATGCAGTACTACTTGCAAGGAACTGTACCATCACAAGTCATGCCTGGGAAGGGAGAACTGCCACTTAGTGGCGTTCCTGCTGCACTTGCTCTCCACGGGGCTTCAATTTACTTGGCATTTCAGCTGAAGCTCACCAAACCCCTTCTTAGGCAACCAATTATTTTGGCCTTCGGGTTTACATACCCGAAACACCATAGGTTAACCCATCACGATGATAAAACAACAATAATCATCAACTTCAATGCAGGTTCGTCAATTCCCATCCTAAGCCTGCTCCTCTTTTGGTCTTCTCAGATATTATTGGAGAttgacaaaagaaaattttttgcAGGTTCCATGTCTTTTGCTGCAAAAGGCATGAGCTCAAGAAAGAAAAGCCATGGAATATTGGGCATGCTAGCATGGGGCCTGATTCTTCCCACGGGGGCAATAGTTGCTAGATACTTCAGGCATAAAGATCCCCTTTGGTATTATCTACACACAGTCATTCAACTTGTGGGATTCATAATTGGACTTGGAGCTGCAGTGCTCGGAGTTCAGCTTTACAATGAATTTCATCCCGACATTGCAGCACACAGAGGAATTGGAATTTTCATCCTCGTGCTCACTATTCTTCAGGTTTGCTCTATCCTAATAATGCCACACAAGTACCACTCCTTGGGAAAATTTGGCAGTGAATACAACCACTAAATGAAAAGATGTAATATCAAGTTGCAGTATTTCAGGTGATCTGATTTTATGACCTTCGGAAAAGTAGTTTCCGTGTGGAAAGCAGAAACCTCACTAGTTTGATCGGGTCTTAGAAAGAAGCACTTGATTATATTTACTGTCAAAAAGCAATTACTTCAGACGAGTATCAAACACATGGAAACATTTGAACTGATCCATTACTCAACTTCTCAGGTATTAGCCTTCTTTCTACGGCCTAACAAGGATTCCAAAATTCGCAAGTACTGGAATTGGTACCACAACTGGTTTGGAAGACTTGCCCTCTTCTTTGGAGCTGTAAATATAGTGTTGGGTATCCAAGTAGGAGGAGCAGGTAGTCAATGGAAGATAGGCTATGGCTTTCTTGTTGGCACAATAATGGCCAGTGTAACTGTTCTTGAAGCATTACTATGGATGAGGAGTTCCGGCAAGGCCGATTTATCATCAGCCTTCCAGATGAATCCTGTTGATCAGGCTCCGCCAAGTACTTTTATCAAAGGTTTGTCTTCGACATTAAATTAATATCTTGGAAAAAATAACTGATACTAACTAGTTGCAAGTTAAACAGGTTGAACGTGAGGGATGTTGAACTTTGCTTATGGCGATGCTGGGATGGTGCATGTTGGGTTTCAAGCCTTGTCCTGAACCCTCAACCTCCTTCAAAGAGATTATGCATGTGAGAGTATGTGCATTTTGtaatggaaaaggaaaagaaaatcagtAGCAGGTTCTTGTTTACCCAGACTGGAGCATTTCAAAAAGCTTGAGACATAGGCGAACATTAGGGCACTAATAGCATATCAATTTTCACAATGTGTAAGTAAGATTTTTGCCAGATTATCATATTTCTTCTCGGAAAATATCCTTCATGTGCAGCAAGAGTACATACTCACCAGCTCTGTGCTTCATACCTGGAGTATTTGAGCGTAGGTTGTTTCTATTCCTGAAAAAGAATGGTGCAACGGCAATGTCTATCAAGCTCGGTTTAACACCTCCTCTAACATACAAACTGGGACAACACCACTAGGTAGAAACCATAAGTTACA is a genomic window containing:
- the LOC116204816 gene encoding dynamin-related protein 5A-like, coding for MENLITLVNKLQRACTALGDHGEESALPTLWDSLPAIAVVGGQSSGKSSVLESIVGKDFLPRGSGIVTRRPLVLQLHRIDEGREYAEFMHLPRKRFTDFAAVRQEISDETDRETGRSKQISSVPIHLSIFSPNVVNLTLVDLPGLTKVAVEGQQESIVQDIENMVRAYIEKPNCIILAISPANQDLATSDAIKISREVDPKGERTFGVLTKIDLMDKGTDAVDILEGRAYKLQYPWIGVVNRSQADINKSVDMIAARKREREYFSSSPEYRHLASRMGSEYLGKVLSKHLETVIKSRIPGLQSLINKTIIELETELSRLGKPVATDTGGKLYMIMEISRGFDQIFREHLDGTRSGGDKIYGVFDNQLPAALKRLQFDKNLSMDNVRKLITEADGYQPHLIAPEQGYRRLIESSLGTIKGPAEAAVDAVHAILKELVHKSISETVELKQYPTLRAEVANAACESLDRMKEESKRATLQLVDMECGYLTVEFFRKLPQDIEKGGNPSHSIFDRYNDAYLRRVGTTVLAYINMVCASLRNAIPKSIVYCQVREAKRSLLDYFFAELGKKETKQLSSLLDEDPTIMQRRTSLAKRLELYRSAQAEIEAVAWAK
- the LOC116204817 gene encoding cytochrome b561 and DOMON domain-containing protein At3g61750, giving the protein MGDPGSKPVSASRLIVSICLLILALERQILAATDENAGTYPGDLEACKTDLTSFLPPPYQNMSYPSCMSVWNNFILRYYQSKDDLLTIVLSAEYTTGWVGIGFSRDGFMVGSSAMVGWFNKKGQAKVMQYYLQGTVPSQVMPGKGELPLSGVPAALALHGASIYLAFQLKLTKPLLRQPIILAFGFTYPKHHRLTHHDDKTTIIINFNAGSMSFAAKGMSSRKKSHGILGMLAWGLILPTGAIVARYFRHKDPLWYYLHTVIQLVGFIIGLGAAVLGVQLYNEFHPDIAAHRGIGIFILVLTILQVLAFFLRPNKDSKIRKYWNWYHNWFGRLALFFGAVNIVLGIQVGGAGSQWKIGYGFLVGTIMASVTVLEALLWMRSSGKADLSSAFQMNPVDQAPPSTFIKG